The proteins below come from a single Prolixibacter sp. NT017 genomic window:
- a CDS encoding LytTR family DNA-binding domain-containing protein produces the protein MSKIIHCIIVDDEPIAREILESHLKKIDSIHIETSCKNALEAFQIINSKKVDLVFLDINMPDISGLSFAKSINRNIKVIFTTAYREYAVDGFDLQAVDYLLKPISFERLFQAVNKYFDENLASIQDNATEMEEEQSDFIFVRSDRKMIKVNFSDILYIESLSDYLKIHLDDKTVLTRETITSIEGKLPQKDFIRTHRAYIVSLSKLDSFTNEYVEIGQKMVPVSRTYKNAVMNRLENL, from the coding sequence ATGTCGAAAATCATTCATTGCATTATTGTTGATGACGAGCCCATTGCCCGCGAAATTCTGGAAAGTCACCTGAAGAAAATTGACTCTATCCACATTGAAACCAGTTGCAAGAATGCGCTGGAAGCTTTCCAGATCATCAACTCGAAAAAGGTCGACCTGGTCTTTCTCGACATCAACATGCCCGACATTTCCGGCCTCTCGTTTGCCAAATCCATCAACCGGAACATCAAAGTCATTTTTACTACCGCTTACCGGGAATATGCAGTCGATGGCTTCGATTTACAGGCGGTGGATTATCTGCTCAAACCCATTTCGTTTGAGCGACTTTTCCAGGCAGTCAACAAATATTTCGATGAAAATCTCGCCTCGATTCAGGACAATGCAACGGAAATGGAAGAAGAGCAAAGCGACTTCATTTTTGTTCGGTCCGACCGGAAGATGATCAAGGTAAATTTTAGTGATATCCTTTACATCGAGAGTCTGAGCGATTATCTGAAGATTCATCTGGATGACAAAACTGTTTTGACCCGGGAAACGATTACCAGCATTGAAGGAAAGCTGCCACAAAAGGATTTTATTCGAACACATCGGGCCTATATTGTATCACTATCGAAACTCGATTCTTTTACCAACGAATACGTTGAAATCGGTCAAAAAATGGTTCCGGTGAGCCGGACATACAAAAATGCCGTGATGAACAGGTTGGAAAACCTTTAA
- a CDS encoding DJ-1 family glyoxalase III, whose translation MTSIAVHLAEGFEEIEAISIIDVLRRARLDVTTVSVTGKKEVKGSHNIPVVADKLFEEVNYDDIEMIVLPGGMPGARHLNEHEGLKKQIKAFAAGDKPLGAICAAPMVLGELGLLEGKKAVCYPGFEKHLKGATVLTEPTLQCENIIMGRGAGVAIKFALKIVEFLEDKKVAEKLAESMLVE comes from the coding sequence ATGACAAGTATTGCAGTACACCTTGCCGAGGGATTTGAAGAGATAGAAGCGATTAGCATTATTGATGTTTTGAGACGTGCACGTCTCGATGTAACAACTGTTTCCGTTACCGGGAAGAAAGAGGTTAAAGGCAGTCACAACATCCCGGTTGTAGCAGACAAACTATTCGAGGAAGTCAATTACGATGATATTGAGATGATTGTATTACCCGGAGGTATGCCCGGAGCGCGCCATTTAAACGAGCATGAAGGCCTGAAAAAGCAGATAAAAGCCTTTGCAGCTGGAGACAAGCCGCTCGGAGCGATTTGTGCAGCGCCCATGGTTTTGGGTGAACTGGGGCTTCTGGAAGGTAAGAAAGCGGTTTGCTACCCGGGATTTGAAAAACACCTGAAAGGTGCTACTGTTCTGACGGAACCGACACTGCAATGCGAAAATATCATCATGGGAAGAGGCGCCGGTGTTGCCATTAAGTTTGCGTTGAAAATTGTCGAATTTCTGGAAGACAAAAAAGTGGCGGAAAAGTTGGCAGAATCCATGCTCGTGGAGTAA
- a CDS encoding 2,3-bisphosphoglycerate-dependent phosphoglycerate mutase, translating to MAKLVLVRHGQSLWNKKNVFTGWVDVPLSTVGIEEALKAGETLKDLEFDVVYTSVQVRALETAMIAMAKNKSEKTPVVVHPDGKMHEWGVIYSEEMSKNVIPVYRDWHLNERYYGELQGMNKAETAKTYGDEQVHIWRRSYDVPPPNGECLQDTAERTIPFFKENILEKLKEGKNVLVSAHGNSLRSIVMFIEELTKEEVLKLEIPTGVPLLFSYENDKLTRE from the coding sequence ATGGCAAAACTGGTATTGGTCCGTCACGGACAATCCCTTTGGAACAAGAAAAACGTATTTACCGGCTGGGTTGACGTCCCGCTGTCAACTGTCGGAATTGAAGAAGCACTGAAGGCTGGTGAAACGCTGAAAGATCTCGAATTCGACGTGGTTTATACTTCGGTACAGGTTCGTGCCCTCGAAACCGCTATGATTGCGATGGCGAAAAACAAAAGCGAAAAAACTCCGGTAGTGGTTCATCCCGATGGAAAAATGCACGAATGGGGCGTTATCTACAGTGAAGAGATGAGCAAGAATGTCATCCCGGTTTACCGCGACTGGCACCTGAACGAACGCTACTATGGTGAACTCCAGGGAATGAACAAAGCCGAAACGGCTAAAACCTACGGCGACGAGCAGGTTCATATCTGGAGAAGAAGCTATGACGTTCCGCCGCCAAACGGTGAATGTTTGCAGGATACCGCAGAGCGGACAATTCCGTTTTTCAAGGAAAATATTCTGGAAAAACTGAAAGAGGGTAAAAATGTACTGGTTTCGGCTCACGGAAACAGTCTTCGTTCTATTGTAATGTTTATTGAAGAACTGACAAAAGAAGAAGTGCTGAAACTGGAAATTCCCACCGGCGTTCCGTTGCTGTTCAGCTACGAAAACGATAAACTTACCCGGGAATAA
- a CDS encoding MotA/TolQ/ExbB proton channel family protein, with amino-acid sequence MSSFFAKLIEGGPLFMFVILFLLILILVLIVKGFLEKGNNPKTLSLIGSIGLFTVVWGFLGQTIGLIEAFGAIQQVGDVSMALLAGGLKVSLLAPIFGLIVFLIARLGIIVLIWIGKETNPS; translated from the coding sequence ATGTCTTCATTTTTCGCAAAACTTATCGAAGGAGGTCCGCTCTTCATGTTCGTTATCTTATTCTTGTTAATCCTGATACTGGTTCTTATCGTAAAGGGATTTTTGGAAAAAGGAAATAACCCGAAAACACTTTCCCTTATTGGTTCCATTGGTCTTTTTACGGTCGTCTGGGGATTTCTCGGACAAACGATTGGCTTAATTGAGGCTTTTGGAGCTATTCAACAAGTTGGTGATGTCTCTATGGCCTTACTGGCTGGCGGGCTGAAGGTCTCCTTATTGGCGCCCATATTTGGATTGATCGTGTTCCTGATCGCCCGGTTGGGAATCATCGTTTTAATATGGATCGGGAAAGAGACAAACCCTTCATAA
- a CDS encoding glycoside hydrolase family 31 protein has product MKKRIIQAVAFLFLLTGIAKASDIVHPGNCRSYSVDGNTAVFSCENNIKVQIKEVGPGVIRIWYDTDDFHRNNQSFAVVADESNGNQKLNISEQPQHYEIYTGDLIIRVRKAPFHISIFDKYQKLLMDDYQNRGFEMDSTQMASYISLRPGERIYGLGEKNGSINRVGHQFKMWNSDNPCYQVDKDPLYKSIPFFMSSEGYGIYFDNTFKTTYHFGTESADNYSFAMPGGEMIYYFIYGPSYKQIIGRYMNLTGHPIMPPDWALGFSQSRGMLTNEKLTREIANGFRKRQIPCDIIFQDIGWTQYLQDFNWRKENYMDPVKMLDDLENQGFKVIVSQDPVVSQANNKQWNEADSLGYFVKDIRTGKSYDMPWPWGGNCGVVDFTNPAVADWWGNYQQKVIDQGVRGFWTDMGEPAWSNEEATDRLNMKHYLGMHAEIHNVFGLTWDKVVTEEFEKHNPNTRIFQMTRSAFAGMQRYTFGWSGDAGNGEDVTKGWKKLAGQIPLALSAGMGGIPFWSCDISGYCGDITDYQAEGELYTRWIQFGVFNPISRAHHEGNNAVEPWRFGPKVEAICKKAIERKYQLFPYIYSYARKAHDTGLPLMRALMLEYPDDPETADLNTEFLFGKELLVAPVTEEGAASKKVYLPEGKWIDFDHPETIYDGKQWIDYPVSLETTPLFVRKGSIVPMMPVMQYIQQEPHYPLILHVYPASVNKRASFSIYEDDGQSNDYKRNIFAERQLVCSTTREAYTINYSLKVENGYHITPRELVYRLYLNEAPHSILTQSGKMKKVKEAWNSSEKHASKRSLWSWDKETRVCTIYIPANQEVEHITIEK; this is encoded by the coding sequence ATGAAGAAACGAATTATACAGGCAGTTGCCTTTCTTTTCCTCTTAACAGGAATTGCAAAAGCTTCAGATATTGTTCATCCGGGGAATTGCCGGAGTTATTCTGTCGATGGAAATACGGCTGTTTTCAGTTGTGAGAATAATATCAAAGTACAGATAAAGGAAGTTGGTCCGGGAGTCATCCGCATTTGGTATGATACCGACGATTTTCATCGAAATAATCAATCCTTTGCAGTGGTAGCCGACGAATCCAATGGAAATCAAAAGCTGAATATATCGGAGCAACCACAGCATTACGAAATTTACACCGGCGATTTAATCATCCGGGTACGAAAAGCTCCATTCCATATCAGCATTTTCGATAAGTACCAGAAACTCCTGATGGATGACTATCAGAATCGTGGCTTTGAGATGGATTCCACGCAAATGGCCAGCTACATCAGTCTTCGTCCAGGGGAACGCATCTACGGACTGGGCGAAAAGAATGGTTCCATCAACCGGGTTGGTCACCAATTTAAAATGTGGAATAGCGACAATCCTTGTTACCAGGTCGATAAAGACCCGTTGTACAAGAGTATACCCTTCTTCATGAGCAGTGAAGGGTATGGCATTTACTTCGACAATACCTTCAAGACGACCTACCATTTCGGCACTGAATCAGCCGATAACTATTCGTTTGCTATGCCGGGTGGAGAAATGATTTATTACTTCATTTACGGTCCTTCCTATAAGCAAATCATTGGCAGGTACATGAACCTGACCGGCCATCCTATCATGCCGCCTGACTGGGCGCTGGGATTTTCACAATCGCGTGGTATGCTGACCAACGAAAAGCTCACGCGGGAGATCGCCAACGGATTTCGCAAGCGCCAAATTCCATGTGACATCATCTTCCAGGACATTGGTTGGACCCAATATTTGCAGGATTTTAACTGGCGAAAGGAAAACTACATGGATCCGGTGAAGATGTTAGATGATTTGGAAAATCAGGGATTCAAAGTCATTGTCTCGCAAGACCCTGTTGTGTCACAGGCTAATAATAAACAGTGGAACGAAGCCGATTCACTTGGCTATTTTGTAAAAGACATCCGCACCGGGAAAAGTTATGACATGCCCTGGCCGTGGGGCGGAAACTGTGGCGTGGTCGATTTCACCAATCCGGCAGTAGCCGACTGGTGGGGCAATTACCAACAAAAGGTCATCGACCAGGGCGTTCGTGGCTTTTGGACCGACATGGGCGAACCCGCATGGAGTAACGAAGAGGCGACAGACCGCCTTAATATGAAGCACTACCTGGGTATGCATGCCGAAATACACAACGTTTTCGGGCTTACATGGGACAAAGTCGTGACTGAAGAATTCGAAAAGCACAATCCCAATACCCGCATTTTCCAAATGACCCGTTCGGCTTTCGCCGGAATGCAGCGGTACACCTTTGGTTGGTCAGGCGATGCCGGCAATGGTGAAGATGTGACCAAAGGCTGGAAAAAACTGGCTGGGCAGATTCCCCTGGCTCTTTCCGCTGGAATGGGCGGCATTCCTTTCTGGAGTTGCGATATTTCGGGTTATTGCGGCGATATAACCGATTATCAGGCGGAAGGAGAACTCTATACCCGATGGATACAATTCGGGGTATTTAATCCCATCAGTCGGGCTCATCACGAAGGAAACAACGCGGTGGAACCCTGGCGCTTCGGTCCTAAAGTAGAGGCGATTTGCAAAAAAGCAATCGAACGGAAGTATCAGCTCTTTCCTTACATTTATTCGTATGCACGAAAAGCGCACGACACAGGCCTTCCGTTAATGCGTGCCCTGATGCTGGAATATCCGGATGATCCGGAAACCGCCGACCTGAACACCGAGTTCCTGTTTGGAAAGGAATTGTTGGTGGCTCCGGTTACGGAAGAAGGCGCTGCATCGAAAAAGGTATATCTGCCCGAAGGCAAATGGATTGATTTTGACCATCCTGAAACCATTTATGACGGAAAGCAGTGGATCGATTATCCCGTCTCGTTGGAAACCACGCCCCTCTTCGTCCGCAAAGGCTCTATCGTTCCCATGATGCCGGTAATGCAATATATCCAGCAAGAGCCGCATTACCCACTGATCCTGCATGTTTATCCTGCATCCGTAAATAAAAGAGCCTCTTTTTCGATCTATGAGGATGATGGCCAGAGCAATGACTACAAACGCAATATCTTCGCCGAAAGGCAACTGGTTTGCAGTACAACCCGCGAAGCATACACGATTAACTATTCACTTAAGGTAGAGAATGGTTATCATATTACTCCCAGGGAGTTAGTATACCGGCTTTATTTAAATGAAGCTCCTCATTCCATTCTTACACAGAGTGGTAAGATGAAGAAGGTAAAAGAAGCCTGGAATTCTTCTGAGAAACATGCTTCAAAACGTTCCCTGTGGTCGTGGGACAAAGAAACACGGGTTTGTACTATCTATATCCCAGCTAATCAGGAAGTAGAACACATAACCATCGAGAAATGA
- a CDS encoding DoxX family protein codes for MSNPNQKLTNAQATALLILRVVIGWHFLYEGITKLLNPNWTSVGYLMDSKGFLSGFYHSLAASPKLLPVIDALNEWGLVLIGTALILGLFTRWAIYGGMLLLAMYYFSHPPFIGLKYALPSEGSYLFIDKVVIEFFAMWALSLFPAGKIVGFDRLLVKTK; via the coding sequence ATGTCAAACCCTAACCAGAAACTTACCAATGCACAGGCAACTGCGCTGTTAATTCTGCGCGTTGTTATCGGCTGGCATTTTCTTTATGAAGGTATCACCAAGCTTTTAAATCCCAACTGGACATCCGTTGGTTATTTGATGGATTCCAAAGGATTTCTTTCCGGATTTTATCATTCACTGGCAGCATCGCCCAAATTACTTCCGGTTATCGACGCGCTGAACGAGTGGGGCCTTGTTCTCATCGGCACCGCTTTGATATTGGGGTTATTTACCCGTTGGGCCATTTACGGAGGAATGTTGCTGTTGGCGATGTACTATTTCTCTCACCCACCTTTCATCGGATTGAAGTACGCTCTCCCGTCAGAAGGCAGCTATCTGTTTATCGACAAGGTGGTTATTGAATTTTTTGCTATGTGGGCATTGTCCCTTTTTCCTGCCGGGAAAATTGTCGGATTTGACCGGTTGCTGGTAAAAACAAAGTAG
- a CDS encoding family 78 glycoside hydrolase catalytic domain: MKINELKMKQLLIVFMGLLLAVISSSCRKKEKILYQSSAFTVYSDRVVQDSFVGKALSNTHMATNYKSPAKQAFSPVIQFKFSINGKDNELDYNVNHTADLTPNGDKPVVISTVFGQKSKSSVGESPTKSLPENTKVQFNLDMRPVLNAFKTKGYYQDVYGNKIYRKDFKGVYIAGSAFPLNWDFENLPNNKQLELTDPDGDGIYSVQLVFNAFDPDAHVRPEWKLKNNIAQYPVFSSESPLLNAIYRLSLDELKQDIEADSTFRTGDKWGGVWTRDISYSIVLSLAMVEPEVAKISLMKKVKDGHIIQDTGTGGAWPVSSDRVVWSLAAWEIYKTTGDKNWLKTGYEIVRNSVECDQQTIVDPATGLMRGESSFLDWRKQTYPRWMQPVDIYASMNLGTNAIHYETLKVLGQMANELGKNAPWTAKADSLKENINAHLWEADKGYYGQYLYGRDFFSLSPRSESLGEACTLLFGIADSSRSRSVLENTPLLSYGIPCIYPQTPDISPYHNDASWPFVQAFWTLAAAKEKQQSMVAYSYATQLRAAALFLTNKENMVAETGDFAGTVLNSSRQLWSIAGQLAMTYRVIFGLTPETDSLRFQPVIPQNFGGTYQLDNFHYRKSILSLTVRGFGNSISSFYLDGKQLENPVIPSGLTGKHTIEMTMNNHPDGPAVKMAPFITAPDTPEAKLKGDVLTWNSIEGTANYRVIKNGTVISETKDTTSLILKKSVPATYQVSAVKNDGTSSFLSQPVEIQPTSSYIAVQAEHFNYHLKKKVSGYKGDGYVEFNLDQTEPFSFMINLPSTGKYRIRFRYANGSGPVNTDNKCGIRSFYVDNQFQGALVFPQRGKNEWSDWGWSNTVGATLKKGNHHFRIQFNDCNTNMNGKVNRFLLDEIQLVSML; this comes from the coding sequence ATGAAAATCAACGAACTAAAGATGAAACAACTACTGATAGTTTTCATGGGATTGCTTTTAGCGGTAATCTCTTCTTCTTGCCGGAAAAAAGAGAAAATATTGTATCAAAGCTCTGCGTTTACGGTTTATTCCGACCGTGTGGTTCAGGATAGTTTCGTTGGTAAGGCACTGTCGAACACACACATGGCGACCAACTACAAAAGTCCGGCAAAGCAGGCTTTTAGCCCTGTTATTCAATTCAAATTCAGTATCAATGGGAAAGACAATGAACTGGACTACAACGTTAACCACACGGCTGATTTGACTCCGAATGGAGACAAGCCTGTTGTTATCAGCACCGTTTTTGGACAGAAAAGCAAGTCTTCGGTTGGTGAAAGCCCGACTAAGAGCCTGCCGGAAAATACCAAAGTTCAGTTCAATCTCGATATGCGTCCGGTGTTGAATGCCTTTAAAACAAAGGGTTATTACCAGGACGTTTATGGAAATAAAATCTACCGGAAGGATTTTAAAGGCGTTTATATCGCCGGAAGTGCTTTTCCATTGAATTGGGATTTCGAAAACCTCCCAAACAACAAACAACTGGAACTCACTGACCCTGATGGTGACGGAATTTATAGCGTTCAATTGGTTTTCAACGCTTTTGATCCCGATGCGCACGTCAGGCCTGAATGGAAACTGAAGAACAACATCGCTCAATATCCGGTTTTTAGTAGTGAATCTCCGTTACTGAACGCCATTTACCGGCTTTCGCTGGACGAACTGAAACAGGACATCGAAGCGGACAGCACATTCCGTACCGGCGATAAATGGGGAGGCGTCTGGACCCGGGACATCAGCTACAGCATTGTGTTGTCACTGGCTATGGTGGAACCGGAAGTGGCTAAAATCAGTTTGATGAAGAAGGTCAAGGACGGTCATATTATTCAGGATACCGGAACCGGAGGAGCCTGGCCCGTATCGTCTGACCGCGTGGTGTGGTCGTTGGCTGCCTGGGAGATATACAAAACCACCGGTGACAAGAACTGGCTGAAAACGGGCTACGAGATTGTCCGAAACTCCGTAGAATGCGATCAGCAGACCATCGTCGATCCGGCAACCGGTTTGATGCGGGGAGAATCATCGTTTCTCGATTGGCGGAAGCAAACGTATCCACGCTGGATGCAGCCTGTTGACATTTATGCCTCGATGAATTTGGGGACGAATGCCATTCACTATGAAACGCTCAAAGTACTCGGCCAAATGGCCAATGAACTGGGCAAAAACGCCCCGTGGACTGCCAAAGCCGATTCGTTGAAAGAAAATATCAATGCACACCTCTGGGAAGCGGACAAGGGGTATTATGGCCAATATCTTTACGGCCGTGACTTCTTCAGTCTTTCTCCACGCTCGGAATCATTGGGCGAAGCGTGTACCTTGCTTTTTGGCATTGCCGATTCATCCAGAAGCCGGTCGGTACTGGAAAATACGCCGCTTCTGTCCTATGGAATTCCTTGTATTTATCCACAAACACCAGATATTTCGCCGTACCACAACGATGCCAGCTGGCCTTTTGTGCAGGCATTCTGGACTTTGGCTGCAGCCAAAGAAAAACAGCAAAGCATGGTTGCCTACAGTTATGCAACACAGCTTCGGGCCGCCGCTCTGTTTCTGACGAATAAAGAAAATATGGTCGCCGAAACAGGCGATTTTGCCGGAACCGTGCTTAACTCCAGCCGTCAGTTGTGGAGCATTGCCGGTCAGCTGGCTATGACTTACCGGGTTATTTTCGGCCTAACGCCGGAAACAGACAGTTTGCGCTTTCAACCCGTGATTCCTCAAAACTTTGGCGGAACCTACCAACTAGACAACTTTCATTATCGGAAATCAATTTTATCATTGACTGTTAGAGGTTTTGGCAATTCCATCTCATCTTTCTATTTAGATGGGAAACAGCTTGAAAATCCTGTTATTCCCTCCGGTTTAACCGGAAAACATACCATTGAGATGACCATGAACAACCATCCAGACGGGCCAGCGGTGAAGATGGCTCCTTTTATTACCGCTCCTGATACTCCGGAGGCGAAGCTCAAGGGAGACGTTTTGACATGGAATTCCATTGAAGGAACTGCCAACTATCGAGTCATTAAAAACGGAACGGTTATCTCGGAAACAAAGGATACCACAAGCCTGATTTTGAAAAAGAGTGTACCTGCAACATATCAGGTTTCAGCAGTGAAAAATGACGGAACTTCATCGTTTTTAAGCCAACCGGTTGAAATACAGCCAACATCTTCTTATATAGCGGTTCAGGCGGAGCATTTCAACTATCACTTAAAGAAAAAAGTAAGTGGTTATAAAGGTGATGGTTACGTTGAATTTAATCTGGACCAAACGGAGCCTTTTAGTTTTATGATAAACTTGCCTTCTACAGGAAAATATCGCATCCGTTTTCGATATGCGAATGGCAGTGGCCCGGTGAATACCGACAATAAATGTGGTATCCGCTCTTTCTATGTAGACAATCAATTTCAGGGAGCGCTGGTTTTCCCGCAAAGGGGGAAAAACGAATGGTCCGACTGGGGATGGAGCAATACGGTGGGAGCTACGCTGAAGAAGGGAAATCACCATTTCCGCATTCAATTTAACGACTGCAACACCAACATGAATGGTAAAGTTAACCGATTTTTATTAGATGAAATTCAATTAGTTAGTATGCTATAA
- a CDS encoding GNAT family N-acetyltransferase, with amino-acid sequence MISLKRTDSENKEFIQLVTLLDADLRIRDGDEHAFYAQFNKIDQIKHVIVAYRDEKPVGCGAIKPYDGSTMEIKRMFVLPELRGVGIASQVLNALERWAAELGYEKCILETGVKQPEAIALYTKNNYDRIPNYGQYKEAENSVCFEKQLKLPE; translated from the coding sequence ATGATTTCCCTGAAAAGAACCGACTCCGAAAACAAAGAATTTATTCAGCTCGTGACATTACTCGATGCCGATTTACGGATACGCGATGGTGACGAACACGCGTTTTATGCACAATTCAATAAAATCGATCAAATCAAACATGTAATTGTAGCCTACCGGGATGAGAAGCCTGTAGGTTGCGGCGCGATAAAACCGTATGATGGCAGCACGATGGAAATCAAGCGAATGTTTGTCCTTCCGGAACTGCGCGGAGTCGGTATTGCGTCTCAAGTTTTGAATGCTTTGGAAAGATGGGCCGCGGAACTTGGATATGAAAAATGCATTCTGGAAACAGGTGTGAAGCAACCCGAAGCCATTGCGCTGTACACCAAAAACAACTACGACCGTATTCCCAACTACGGACAGTACAAAGAGGCAGAAAACAGCGTATGTTTTGAAAAGCAATTGAAATTACCTGAATAA
- a CDS encoding sensor histidine kinase: protein MFQGTTIKFRSVLLHTLFWVAVWFFYVYFFSYKTNNITYVTWFASFLLPVTMTVTYFVVYFLIPRYLLTKKYWRFALYGIYTFILSTYLIVVTIMASFIFLSNIHISDMPLMSRNYAFILILVYLIVGIISSVSLLNNNFRIQSRNRELEKKILQAQLQFKEQELEYLKKQIHPHFLFNTLNTLYGFALKQSKQTPEIILKLSNILDYILYQVNKPRVSLSEEILHVKEYIDLEKIRFQDTLKVSIQAAEIENDVQIAPMLLIPFVENAFKHGNIVDGFLTVNMTIVFKDGQLRFHIQNTTRNHVENNGNGGIGLENIRKRLELNYPERHELKIEKNENWYTVDLTITDLKS from the coding sequence ATGTTTCAGGGAACAACCATAAAATTTCGGTCGGTATTGCTGCATACCCTGTTTTGGGTAGCAGTCTGGTTTTTCTATGTCTACTTCTTCAGTTATAAAACCAACAATATTACCTACGTGACCTGGTTTGCCAGTTTTCTGTTGCCTGTTACTATGACTGTCACCTACTTTGTTGTTTATTTTCTGATTCCAAGATATTTACTAACAAAAAAGTATTGGCGTTTTGCTCTCTACGGTATCTACACTTTCATTCTGTCGACCTATCTGATTGTCGTGACAATCATGGCAAGCTTTATTTTTCTATCCAATATCCACATCTCCGACATGCCACTGATGAGTCGCAATTACGCATTCATCCTGATTTTGGTTTACTTGATTGTCGGTATCATCAGTTCGGTCAGTTTGCTGAATAATAACTTTCGCATACAGTCGCGCAACCGGGAATTGGAAAAGAAAATACTGCAAGCACAATTGCAGTTCAAGGAGCAGGAGCTGGAATACCTGAAAAAACAAATTCATCCGCATTTTCTGTTCAATACACTGAATACGCTCTATGGCTTCGCTTTAAAACAGTCGAAGCAAACCCCGGAGATCATTCTGAAACTGTCCAATATTCTGGATTATATTCTCTACCAAGTAAATAAACCACGCGTTAGTTTAAGCGAAGAGATTCTGCACGTAAAAGAATACATCGATTTGGAGAAAATTCGTTTTCAGGATACTTTAAAAGTCTCCATTCAGGCAGCAGAAATCGAAAATGACGTACAGATTGCTCCCATGTTGCTGATTCCCTTTGTGGAAAATGCGTTTAAACACGGGAACATCGTGGATGGATTTCTGACTGTTAATATGACGATCGTTTTCAAAGACGGACAGCTGCGTTTTCATATTCAGAATACAACCCGAAACCACGTTGAAAATAATGGAAATGGTGGCATTGGCCTGGAGAACATCCGGAAACGACTCGAACTGAATTATCCTGAACGCCACGAATTGAAAATTGAAAAAAACGAAAACTGGTACACAGTTGACCTGACCATAACCGATTTAAAGAGCTAA
- a CDS encoding RNA polymerase sigma factor, with protein MTQIQFQNTLISLEDRLYHFALSLTSDPEKAQDLLQETYLKALTYRDKFRTNTNFKAWIYTIMKNTFINDYRRNVKAKKTFDSANNNFHLTLSKDVHYPAPDSIHAEKEIYKKIDMLEKEFREPFQMFLSGYKYKEIAEKLDLPLGTVKSRIFFTRKKLSKWLKDYAV; from the coding sequence ATGACACAGATTCAATTTCAAAACACCTTAATCAGTCTGGAAGACCGGTTGTATCATTTCGCCCTAAGTTTAACAAGTGATCCGGAAAAAGCGCAGGATTTGCTTCAGGAAACTTACCTGAAAGCGCTTACCTATCGTGACAAGTTCCGGACGAACACTAATTTCAAAGCGTGGATTTACACCATTATGAAGAACACCTTCATTAATGACTACCGACGCAATGTAAAGGCGAAAAAAACTTTTGATTCAGCCAACAACAATTTCCATCTCACTCTTTCCAAGGATGTTCATTACCCCGCTCCCGATTCGATTCATGCGGAGAAAGAGATTTACAAAAAGATTGACATGCTTGAGAAGGAATTCAGAGAGCCTTTCCAGATGTTTCTGAGCGGTTACAAGTACAAAGAAATTGCCGAGAAACTTGATTTGCCTTTGGGTACCGTCAAGAGCCGCATTTTCTTTACGCGTAAGAAACTCAGCAAATGGTTAAAAGATTATGCAGTTTAA